A single region of the Actinoplanes sp. SE50/110 genome encodes:
- a CDS encoding sugar transferase, translating to MSRHFTTRPNRSSATRPFIRPRGRHAAMSRRQRWEGRYVRNLVLGDLSAGIAAGAAGFGLRFGDQVTAWNEAYLLVSAMLPVVLLAVLAVSRAYERRYLFVGSDEYQRVIRGGGGLIAGVALVSYALDLDLARSYVLAALPAAVVSVLVLRFVLRKRLHWARARGEALRRVIVVGHELSVIGIARQLRRERYHGLEVVGACLPPGADGLEVDLPVYGTFEDVAAAVEQADADTVVVLSCPELDGAAVRRLAWRLERDEVDLVVASALVDVAGARTTIRPFDGLPMLHVEHPRLHGGSRLVKELVDRAGALLLLMLFAPLLLGLALCVRLTSRGPVLFRQVRVGRDGQMFRIFKFRSMYVDAEARLNELRHLNEHDGVLFKMRDDPRVTPIGRWLRRFSLDELPQLLNVLSGRMSLVGPRPPLPTEVAAYADDVRRRLAVKPGMTGLWQVSGRSDLSWEEAVRLDLRYVENWSLSLDLVILLRTMTAVVRSSGAY from the coding sequence ATGAGCCGGCATTTCACGACGCGTCCGAACCGGTCGTCGGCGACCCGCCCGTTCATCCGCCCCCGCGGCCGGCACGCGGCGATGTCGCGCCGGCAGCGCTGGGAGGGCCGGTACGTGCGCAATCTGGTGCTCGGCGACCTGTCGGCCGGGATCGCGGCCGGCGCGGCCGGGTTCGGCCTCCGGTTCGGCGATCAGGTGACCGCGTGGAACGAGGCGTACCTGCTGGTCTCCGCCATGCTTCCGGTGGTGCTGCTGGCCGTGCTGGCCGTGTCGCGGGCGTACGAGCGGCGCTATCTGTTCGTCGGCAGCGACGAGTACCAGCGGGTGATCCGCGGCGGGGGCGGGCTGATCGCCGGGGTGGCCCTGGTGTCGTACGCCCTCGATCTGGACCTGGCCAGGTCCTATGTGCTGGCCGCGCTGCCGGCGGCCGTCGTGTCGGTGCTGGTGCTGCGGTTCGTGCTGCGCAAGCGGCTGCACTGGGCGCGGGCCCGCGGGGAGGCGCTGCGCCGGGTGATCGTGGTCGGTCACGAGCTGTCGGTGATCGGGATCGCCCGGCAGCTGCGCCGCGAGCGCTATCACGGGCTGGAGGTGGTCGGCGCGTGCCTGCCGCCGGGCGCCGACGGCCTGGAGGTGGACCTGCCGGTGTACGGCACGTTCGAGGACGTGGCGGCGGCGGTGGAGCAGGCCGACGCGGACACCGTGGTGGTGCTCAGCTGCCCGGAGCTGGACGGGGCGGCGGTGCGCCGGCTGGCCTGGCGGCTGGAACGCGACGAGGTGGACCTGGTGGTGGCCAGCGCGTTGGTCGACGTGGCCGGGGCGCGGACCACGATCCGGCCGTTCGACGGGCTGCCGATGCTGCACGTCGAGCATCCCCGGTTGCACGGCGGGTCGCGGCTGGTCAAGGAGCTGGTCGACCGGGCCGGGGCGCTGCTGCTGCTGATGCTGTTCGCGCCGCTGCTGCTGGGCCTGGCGCTGTGTGTGCGGCTCACCTCGCGTGGGCCGGTGCTGTTCCGGCAGGTGCGGGTCGGCCGCGACGGGCAGATGTTCCGGATCTTCAAATTCCGCAGCATGTACGTCGACGCCGAGGCCCGGCTGAACGAGCTGCGGCACCTCAACGAGCACGACGGGGTGCTGTTCAAGATGCGCGACGACCCGCGGGTGACCCCGATCGGGCGATGGCTGCGCCGCTTCTCGCTGGACGAGTTGCCGCAGCTGCTCAACGTCCTGTCCGGCCGGATGTCGCTGGTCGGTCCCCGGCCGCCGCTGCCCACCGAGGTGGCCGCCTACGCCGATGACGTGCGGCGACGGCTCGCCGTCAAACCCGGGATGACCGGCCTGTGGCAGGTGTCCGGGCGCTCCGACCTGTCCTGGGAGGAGGCGGTCCGGCTCGACCTGCGCTATGTCGAGAACTGGTCGCTCAGTTTGGATCTGGTCATCTTGTTGAGGACGATGACTGCAGTGGTGCGTTCATCCGGGGCGTATTGA
- a CDS encoding TetR/AcrR family transcriptional regulator, with the protein MSAAQRREQLIATGRQLFAERGYDATSVEEVAVRAKVSKPVVYEHFGGKEGLYAVVVDREVRALLERITAALTAGDPRELLEQAALALLDYIEEEPHGFQVLSARQAPVLAPANTFASVMNDVAHQVEHILGAEFRSRGLDPRFAELYSQALVGMVALVGQWWREAREPRKELVAAHLVNLAWNGLSHLEPRPSLITRKPC; encoded by the coding sequence ATGTCCGCCGCTCAGCGCCGTGAGCAGTTGATCGCCACCGGCCGGCAGTTGTTCGCCGAGCGCGGCTATGACGCCACCAGCGTCGAGGAGGTCGCCGTCCGGGCGAAGGTGTCGAAGCCGGTGGTCTATGAGCATTTCGGCGGCAAGGAGGGCCTGTATGCGGTGGTCGTGGACCGTGAGGTGCGGGCGCTGCTGGAGCGGATCACGGCGGCGTTGACGGCGGGTGATCCGCGGGAGTTGCTGGAGCAGGCGGCGCTGGCGTTGCTGGATTACATCGAGGAGGAGCCGCACGGTTTTCAGGTGTTGTCGGCGCGGCAGGCGCCGGTGCTGGCTCCGGCGAACACGTTCGCGAGTGTGATGAACGATGTCGCGCATCAGGTGGAGCACATTCTGGGTGCGGAGTTCCGGTCGCGGGGGTTGGATCCGCGGTTCGCCGAGTTGTATTCGCAGGCGTTGGTGGGGATGGTGGCGCTGGTGGGTCAGTGGTGGCGGGAGGCGCGGGAGCCGCGGAAGGAGTTGGTGGCGGCGCATCTGGTGAATCTGGCGTGGAATGGTTTGTCGCATCTGGAGCCGCGGCCGAGCCTGATCACCCGCAAGCCCTGCTGA
- the glmU gene encoding bifunctional UDP-N-acetylglucosamine diphosphorylase/glucosamine-1-phosphate N-acetyltransferase GlmU, producing the protein MKSATPKVLQPLLGRTLLGHVLAVSAAIRTDRTLVVVGHKADEVGAFLADAAPEATPVLQAEQNGTGHAVRIALAAAPGLTGTVVVLSGDVPLLRPETVEALLATHERAGAAATVLSAEVDLPGGLGRVVRDAKGNLERIVEAKDASPDELAIREINSGIYAFDAVLLREALGKLSTDNAQGEEYLTDVFGILAAEGRPVAVEVAEFAYETLGCNDRAELSRLRVLMRDRVNDAWMRSGVLLLDPATTWIDVTATLEPDAVVDQNCQILGSSSVATGAVVGPDSTLVDSSVAAGATVLRSHVIGAVVGPEATVGPYSYLRPGTRLARKAKVGGFVETKNAELGEGAKVPHLSYVGDAEIGAKANIGAGTIFANYDGVRKSRTVVGEAAFVGSDSVLVAPVEIGPGAYVAAGSAVVKDVPAGSLGVTRAQQRNIEGWVALKRSGTVSAEAAERARDITPGQG; encoded by the coding sequence ATGAAGTCCGCCACCCCCAAGGTGCTGCAGCCGCTGCTGGGCCGCACCCTGCTCGGCCACGTCCTGGCCGTCTCGGCGGCGATCCGCACCGACCGCACCCTGGTCGTGGTCGGGCACAAGGCCGACGAGGTGGGCGCCTTCCTCGCCGACGCGGCGCCGGAGGCGACCCCGGTGTTGCAGGCGGAGCAGAACGGGACCGGTCACGCGGTGCGGATCGCCCTGGCGGCGGCCCCCGGGCTGACCGGGACCGTCGTGGTGCTCAGCGGTGATGTTCCGCTGCTGCGTCCGGAGACGGTGGAGGCGCTGCTGGCCACGCACGAGCGGGCGGGTGCGGCGGCCACGGTGCTCAGTGCCGAGGTGGATCTGCCGGGTGGCCTGGGTCGGGTGGTCCGGGATGCGAAGGGGAACCTGGAGCGTATCGTCGAGGCGAAGGACGCGTCGCCGGACGAGCTGGCGATCCGGGAGATCAATTCGGGGATCTACGCGTTCGACGCGGTGTTGCTGCGGGAGGCGCTGGGCAAGCTGTCGACGGACAACGCGCAGGGCGAGGAGTATCTGACCGACGTCTTCGGGATCCTGGCGGCGGAGGGCCGTCCGGTGGCGGTCGAGGTGGCCGAGTTCGCGTACGAGACGCTGGGTTGCAATGACCGGGCGGAGTTGTCGCGGCTGCGGGTGTTGATGCGCGATCGGGTGAATGACGCGTGGATGCGGTCGGGTGTGCTGCTGCTGGATCCGGCGACGACGTGGATCGATGTGACGGCGACGTTGGAGCCGGACGCGGTGGTGGATCAGAACTGTCAGATCCTGGGTTCGTCATCGGTGGCGACCGGTGCGGTGGTGGGCCCGGATTCGACGCTGGTGGACTCGTCGGTGGCGGCGGGTGCGACGGTGTTGCGGTCGCATGTGATCGGCGCGGTGGTCGGTCCGGAGGCGACGGTGGGGCCGTATTCGTATCTGCGTCCGGGGACGCGGCTGGCGCGTAAGGCGAAGGTCGGCGGGTTCGTGGAGACGAAGAACGCCGAGTTGGGTGAGGGTGCGAAGGTGCCGCACCTGTCGTATGTGGGTGATGCGGAGATCGGGGCGAAGGCGAATATCGGCGCCGGCACGATCTTCGCGAACTACGACGGGGTGCGGAAGAGCCGGACCGTGGTGGGTGAGGCGGCTTTCGTGGGGTCGGATTCGGTGCTGGTGGCGCCGGTGGAGATCGGGCCGGGTGCCTATGTGGCGGCGGGTTCGGCGGTGGTCAAGGATGTGCCGGCGGGCAGTCTCGGGGTGACGCGGGCGCAGCAGCGCAACATCGAGGGCTGGGTGGCGTTGAAGCGGTCGGGGACGGTGTCGGCGGAGGCGGCGGAGCGGGCCCGGGATATCACCCCTGGCCAGGGGTGA
- the pth gene encoding aminoacyl-tRNA hydrolase, whose product MCIREAERVTDEAPWLVVGLGNPGREYAGNRHNVGFMVADLLASRLGAKLGRAKRAQAEAGEGRLGFGGPKLVLVKPLTFMNLSGAPVVSLAQFFKVPVAHVIAVHDELDVPFGQVRAKRGGGEGGHNGLRSMSKSLASKDYARVRFGIGRPPGRQDPADYVLADFSSAERKELDFLVDRAADVVEAIVLEGVEWAQNKYHGS is encoded by the coding sequence ATGTGTATCCGGGAGGCGGAGAGGGTGACGGACGAGGCGCCGTGGCTGGTGGTGGGCCTGGGTAATCCGGGCCGGGAGTACGCCGGTAACCGGCACAACGTGGGTTTCATGGTGGCGGATCTGCTGGCGTCGCGGCTCGGGGCGAAGCTGGGCCGGGCGAAGCGGGCGCAGGCCGAGGCCGGTGAGGGTCGTCTGGGTTTCGGGGGGCCGAAGTTGGTGCTGGTGAAGCCGCTGACGTTCATGAACCTGTCGGGCGCTCCGGTGGTGTCGCTGGCGCAGTTCTTCAAAGTGCCCGTGGCGCATGTGATCGCGGTGCATGATGAGCTGGATGTGCCGTTCGGCCAGGTTCGGGCGAAGCGGGGCGGCGGCGAGGGTGGCCACAACGGGCTGCGGTCGATGTCGAAGTCGCTGGCGAGCAAGGACTATGCGCGGGTGCGCTTCGGTATCGGGCGGCCTCCGGGCCGTCAGGACCCGGCGGATTACGTGCTGGCCGACTTCTCCTCGGCGGAGCGTAAGGAGCTGGATTTCCTGGTGGATCGGGCGGCTGACGTGGTGGAGGCGATCGTGCTCGAAGGTGTCGAGTGGGCGCAGAACAAATACCACGGAAGTTGA
- a CDS encoding DUF4383 domain-containing protein: MAHIPVNHPLRPMYRLAGFVAGAYLVVFGIIGFAQTAGDNFTGHTGDRVLGQSSNLLWSIISLAVGALVLLGTVVGRNVDVAIDKYLGWGLLVLGSYSLATIRTDANFFGASIATVIVTYLVGLLLITISLYSKTAAPDKAGAPRQVREGRTA; this comes from the coding sequence ATGGCGCATATTCCGGTCAACCACCCCCTCCGGCCGATGTACCGCCTGGCCGGTTTCGTCGCCGGTGCCTACCTGGTGGTCTTCGGCATCATCGGCTTCGCACAGACCGCCGGCGACAACTTCACCGGCCACACCGGCGACCGCGTGCTCGGCCAGAGCAGCAACCTGCTCTGGTCGATCATCAGCCTCGCCGTCGGAGCCCTCGTCCTGCTCGGCACCGTCGTCGGCCGCAACGTCGACGTCGCCATCGACAAATACCTCGGCTGGGGACTCCTCGTCCTCGGCAGCTACAGCCTGGCCACCATCCGCACCGACGCCAACTTCTTCGGCGCCAGCATCGCCACGGTCATCGTGACCTACCTGGTCGGCCTGCTGCTCATCACGATCAGCCTGTACAGCAAGACCGCCGCACCCGACAAGGCCGGCGCGCCGCGACAGGTCCGCGAAGGACGCACCGCCTGA
- the cysN gene encoding sulfate adenylyltransferase subunit CysN, producing MSQSVLEPDAASARNMDLLRFATAGSVDDGKSTLIGRLLYDTKTIFADQLEAVEAASASRGDEYTNLALLTDGLRAEREQGITIDVAYRYFATPRRKFIIADTPGHIQYTRNMVTGASTADLALILVDARKGLVEQSRRHAFLTSLLRVPHLVLCVNKMDLVDWDQEVFERIADEFTAFAAKLDAPDLTIIPISALNGDNIASRSENTPWYEGPSLLHHLEHVHIASDRNLVDVRFPVQYVIRPQSTTVTDYRGYAGQVASGVLKPGDEVMVLPSGLTSTIAGIDTADGPVDQAFPPMSVTVRLTDEIDISRGDMICRPHNAPAVAQDIEAMVCWMDESAPLRVGGKYTIKHTTRTARTVVRGLQYRLDVNTLHRDDCADGLRLNEIGRVKLRTTVPLLADEYRRNRTTGGFILIDEATNRTVAAGMIIEAA from the coding sequence ATGAGCCAGTCCGTTCTGGAGCCGGACGCCGCATCCGCGCGCAACATGGACCTGCTGCGGTTCGCGACCGCGGGCAGCGTGGACGACGGCAAGTCCACCCTGATCGGGCGGCTGCTGTACGACACCAAGACGATCTTCGCGGATCAGCTGGAGGCGGTCGAGGCGGCCAGCGCGTCCCGCGGCGACGAGTACACCAACCTGGCGCTGCTCACCGACGGCCTGCGCGCCGAGCGGGAGCAGGGCATCACCATCGACGTGGCGTACCGCTACTTCGCCACCCCGCGGCGCAAGTTCATCATCGCCGACACCCCGGGGCACATCCAGTACACCCGGAACATGGTCACCGGCGCGTCCACCGCCGACCTGGCGCTGATCCTGGTCGACGCGCGCAAGGGCCTGGTCGAGCAGTCCCGCCGGCACGCCTTCCTGACCAGCCTGCTGCGCGTGCCGCACCTGGTGCTCTGCGTCAACAAGATGGACCTGGTCGACTGGGACCAGGAGGTGTTCGAGCGGATCGCCGACGAGTTCACCGCGTTCGCCGCGAAGCTCGACGCCCCCGACCTGACGATCATTCCGATCTCCGCGCTCAACGGCGACAACATCGCCTCCCGTTCGGAGAACACCCCGTGGTACGAGGGTCCGTCGCTGCTGCACCACCTGGAGCACGTGCACATCGCCTCCGACCGCAACCTGGTCGACGTGCGCTTCCCGGTGCAGTACGTGATCCGCCCGCAGTCCACCACGGTCACCGACTACCGCGGCTACGCCGGCCAGGTCGCCTCCGGCGTGCTCAAGCCCGGCGACGAGGTGATGGTCCTGCCGTCCGGGCTGACCAGCACGATCGCCGGGATCGACACCGCCGACGGGCCGGTCGACCAGGCGTTCCCGCCGATGTCGGTGACGGTCCGGCTGACCGACGAGATCGACATCTCGCGCGGCGACATGATCTGCCGTCCGCACAACGCCCCGGCCGTCGCGCAGGACATCGAGGCGATGGTCTGCTGGATGGACGAGAGCGCCCCGCTGCGGGTCGGCGGCAAGTACACGATCAAGCACACCACCCGCACCGCGCGGACCGTGGTGCGCGGCCTGCAGTACCGGCTCGACGTGAACACGCTGCACCGCGACGACTGCGCGGACGGACTCCGGCTCAACGAGATCGGCCGGGTCAAACTGCGGACCACGGTGCCACTGCTCGCCGACGAGTACCGCCGCAACCGCACCACCGGCGGCTTCATCCTGATCGACGAGGCCACCAACCGCACCGTCGCGGCCGGCATGATCATCGAAGCGGCCTGA
- a CDS encoding ribose-phosphate diphosphokinase, which produces MGSIVAENRKSLMLFTGRGFPELADEIGQVLGVAPTPSDSYEFANGEIFVRFKDSVRGSDAFVVQSVTEGVNRWVMETLIMIDALKRGSAKRITVVLPFYPYSRQDKKHRGREPISARLVADLLKTAGANRILTVDLHTAQIQGFFDGPVDHLFAMDILAEYVEKKFAGRPMTVVAPDSGRVRVAERWTDRLGGCPLAFIHKTRDPLKPNQVVANRVVGEVEGRVCLIVDDMIDTGGTIAKAADILFDEGAADVIVASTHALLSDPATERLKNSRISELVVTNTLPLAPEKRLDKITVLSIAPLLARAIREVFDDGSVTTLFGGLS; this is translated from the coding sequence ATGGGCAGCATCGTCGCGGAGAACCGTAAGAGTTTGATGCTCTTCACCGGCCGGGGCTTCCCGGAACTGGCGGATGAGATCGGTCAGGTGCTCGGTGTGGCGCCGACGCCGTCGGATTCGTATGAGTTCGCCAACGGTGAGATCTTCGTCCGGTTCAAGGATTCGGTGCGGGGCTCGGACGCGTTCGTGGTGCAGTCGGTCACCGAGGGGGTGAACCGCTGGGTCATGGAGACGCTGATCATGATCGACGCGTTGAAGCGTGGGTCGGCGAAGCGGATCACCGTGGTGTTGCCGTTCTATCCGTATTCGCGGCAGGACAAGAAGCACCGGGGCCGGGAGCCGATTTCGGCGCGGCTGGTGGCGGATCTGCTGAAGACCGCGGGGGCGAACCGGATCTTGACGGTGGATCTGCACACGGCGCAGATCCAGGGCTTCTTCGACGGCCCGGTGGATCACCTGTTCGCGATGGACATTCTCGCGGAGTACGTGGAGAAGAAGTTCGCGGGTCGTCCGATGACGGTGGTGGCGCCGGATTCGGGCCGGGTGCGGGTGGCGGAGCGGTGGACGGACCGGCTGGGTGGGTGCCCGCTGGCGTTCATCCACAAGACGCGTGATCCGTTGAAGCCGAATCAGGTCGTGGCGAACCGGGTGGTCGGTGAGGTCGAGGGCCGGGTGTGCCTGATCGTCGACGACATGATCGACACCGGTGGGACGATCGCGAAGGCGGCGGACATCCTGTTCGACGAGGGTGCGGCGGATGTGATCGTGGCGTCGACGCACGCGTTGTTGTCGGATCCGGCGACGGAGCGGTTGAAGAACAGCCGGATCTCGGAGTTGGTGGTGACGAACACGTTGCCGCTGGCGCCGGAGAAGCGACTGGACAAGATCACGGTGTTGTCGATCGCGCCGTTGCTGGCGCGGGCGATCCGTGAGGTGTTCGACGACGGTTCGGTGACCACGCTTTTCGGTGGCCTGAGCTGA
- a CDS encoding ATP-binding protein, with protein MSLLTVRGSWGDDLRRSTSASLLRCFTEHPDALIVDLSGLRDPRSESVPTWTTARTVAATLRPPMHLALCVPPDLPLADRMQGLGAGRMRSVPGGRLLPVYARVGQARVAVAGRLPDGERMAVTLAPDADAPSAARNLAGDACLAWGLPRLPHPSRLVMSELVTNAVEHAGTPIRVVVTRRGDGLHLAVADGSSAMPRLLRPTRPRAGQPLDERGRGLRTVHGTAAVWGAVPAAPGKVVWAIVR; from the coding sequence GTGTCGTTGCTGACCGTGCGCGGTTCGTGGGGTGACGACCTGCGCCGGTCGACGTCGGCGTCACTGCTCCGGTGTTTCACCGAGCATCCGGATGCGCTGATCGTCGACCTGAGCGGGCTGCGGGATCCGCGCAGCGAGTCCGTGCCGACCTGGACGACGGCCCGGACGGTGGCGGCGACGCTGCGGCCGCCGATGCATCTGGCCCTGTGCGTCCCGCCGGACCTGCCGCTCGCCGACCGGATGCAGGGGCTGGGCGCCGGCCGGATGCGCAGCGTGCCGGGCGGCCGGTTGCTGCCGGTGTACGCGAGGGTGGGCCAGGCACGGGTGGCGGTGGCCGGACGGCTGCCGGACGGCGAGCGGATGGCGGTGACGCTGGCGCCCGACGCGGACGCGCCGAGCGCGGCGCGGAACCTGGCCGGGGACGCCTGCCTGGCGTGGGGGCTGCCGCGGCTGCCGCATCCGAGCCGGCTGGTGATGTCCGAGCTGGTGACGAATGCGGTGGAGCATGCCGGCACGCCGATCCGGGTGGTGGTCACCCGGCGCGGCGACGGTCTGCACCTGGCGGTCGCCGACGGGTCGTCGGCGATGCCGCGGCTGCTGCGGCCGACACGCCCGAGAGCGGGTCAGCCGCTGGACGAGCGGGGCCGGGGCCTGCGGACCGTGCACGGCACCGCCGCAGTGTGGGGTGCCGTGCCGGCCGCGCCGGGCAAGGTGGTGTGGGCGATCGTCCGCTGA
- the cysD gene encoding sulfate adenylyltransferase subunit CysD has translation MSQTKDYRVSHLDALEAESIFVMREVMAEFERPVLLFSGGKDSIVMLRLAEKAFAPGRVPFPVMHVDTGHNFPEVLEYRDRRVAALGLNLVVASVQEAIDTGLVRELPDGTRNRIQTPVLLAAVEKYRFDALFGGARRDEEKARAKERMFSFRDEFGQWDPKNQRPELWALYNGKHHPGESIRVFPLSNWTELDVWHYIAKEHIELPSIYYAHDREVVERGGMFYAVNEFIQVRDGETAEVRRVRYRTVGDASQTAAVLSDADTVEKVIDEVAATRITERGATRGDDKVSEAAMEDRKREGYF, from the coding sequence ATGAGCCAGACGAAGGACTATCGCGTCTCGCATCTGGATGCACTCGAAGCGGAGAGCATCTTCGTCATGCGGGAGGTCATGGCCGAGTTCGAGCGCCCGGTGCTGCTCTTCTCCGGCGGCAAGGACTCGATCGTCATGCTCCGCCTCGCGGAGAAGGCGTTCGCCCCGGGACGCGTCCCGTTCCCGGTGATGCACGTCGACACCGGCCACAACTTCCCCGAGGTCCTCGAATACCGGGACCGCCGGGTCGCCGCCCTCGGCCTGAACCTGGTGGTCGCCAGCGTGCAGGAGGCCATCGACACCGGCCTGGTCCGCGAGCTGCCCGACGGCACCCGCAACCGGATCCAGACCCCGGTGCTGCTCGCCGCCGTGGAGAAATACCGGTTCGACGCCCTGTTCGGTGGCGCCCGTCGCGACGAGGAGAAGGCCCGCGCCAAGGAGCGGATGTTCAGCTTCCGCGACGAGTTCGGCCAGTGGGATCCGAAGAACCAGCGCCCCGAGCTGTGGGCGCTCTACAACGGCAAGCACCACCCGGGCGAGTCGATCCGGGTGTTCCCGCTGTCCAACTGGACCGAGCTCGACGTCTGGCACTACATCGCCAAGGAGCACATCGAGCTGCCCAGCATCTACTACGCGCACGACCGTGAGGTCGTCGAGCGCGGCGGGATGTTCTACGCGGTCAACGAGTTCATCCAGGTGCGCGACGGCGAGACCGCCGAGGTCCGCCGGGTGCGTTACCGCACGGTCGGCGACGCCTCGCAGACCGCGGCGGTGCTCTCCGACGCCGACACGGTGGAGAAGGTGATCGACGAGGTCGCCGCGACCCGGATCACCGAGCGTGGCGCGACCCGCGGCGACGACAAGGTCAGCGAAGCCGCGATGGAAGACCGCAAGCGAGAGGGTTACTTCTGA
- a CDS encoding 3'(2'),5'-bisphosphate nucleotidase CysQ yields the protein MGEQIGAEGGTPPVIDAAFARWLADRAGQELLRVRAEVGFHDGKALKTAGDKAAHDLLRAELARWRPADAVLSEEDEHARVAWREGEPDTVRPDRLDASRVWIVDPLDGTREFSEEGRGDWAVHVALWNAGVLAAGAVAMPAQHRTIATDHPPAYPPMPLESATGGAIRIAASRTRPPAFVTALAEELGAELVPMGSAGVKIAAVISGEADAYVHAGGQFEWDSAAPVAVALATGLHASRVDGTPLSYNQADPKLPDLVVCRKDLAPRLLTAISRHLPSQ from the coding sequence GTGGGCGAGCAGATCGGTGCCGAGGGCGGCACACCACCGGTGATCGATGCCGCGTTCGCCCGCTGGCTCGCCGACCGGGCCGGGCAGGAGCTGCTGCGGGTCCGCGCCGAGGTGGGCTTCCACGACGGCAAGGCGCTCAAGACGGCCGGCGACAAGGCCGCGCACGACCTGCTGCGGGCCGAGCTGGCCCGGTGGCGCCCGGCCGACGCGGTGCTGTCGGAGGAGGACGAGCACGCCCGGGTCGCGTGGCGCGAGGGGGAGCCGGACACGGTGCGCCCCGACCGGCTCGACGCGTCCCGCGTGTGGATCGTCGACCCGCTCGACGGCACCCGCGAGTTCTCCGAGGAGGGCCGCGGCGACTGGGCGGTCCATGTGGCCCTCTGGAACGCGGGCGTGCTGGCCGCCGGCGCGGTCGCGATGCCGGCCCAGCACCGCACGATCGCCACCGACCACCCGCCGGCGTACCCGCCGATGCCGCTGGAGTCGGCCACCGGCGGGGCGATCCGGATCGCGGCCAGCCGCACCCGCCCGCCGGCCTTCGTCACCGCGCTCGCCGAGGAGCTGGGCGCCGAGCTGGTGCCGATGGGCTCGGCCGGGGTGAAGATCGCCGCGGTGATCAGCGGGGAGGCGGACGCCTATGTGCACGCCGGCGGGCAGTTCGAGTGGGACTCGGCCGCCCCGGTCGCTGTGGCGTTGGCCACGGGATTGCACGCCTCCCGCGTCGACGGCACCCCGCTGAGCTACAACCAGGCCGATCCGAAGCTTCCTGACCTGGTTGTTTGTCGCAAAGATCTCGCTCCTCGGTTGCTTACTGCGATCAGCAGGCATCTTCCGTCACAATGA
- a CDS encoding 50S ribosomal protein L25/general stress protein Ctc, giving the protein MSEVKISAEPRTEFGKGGARRTRRAGLVPAVLYGHGEAPQHIALPAREFAAAIRHGGANQVFTIDIAGNSGAVLALPKAIQRDPIKDSYEHIDLLIVKRGEKVQVDVPVTLIGEAAKNTLIVHESNTVAVVAEALHLPSELELSIDGLEAGTQLTAGDVKLPKGVELAVEADTVLAIINAAQSVQTAEEDAADAEAAEAAAAE; this is encoded by the coding sequence GTGTCCGAGGTAAAGATCAGCGCCGAGCCCCGTACCGAGTTCGGCAAGGGTGGTGCCCGCCGCACGCGCCGGGCCGGCCTGGTGCCCGCCGTGCTGTACGGGCACGGTGAGGCGCCGCAGCACATCGCGCTTCCGGCCCGTGAGTTCGCGGCGGCGATCCGTCACGGCGGTGCCAACCAGGTGTTCACCATCGACATCGCCGGTAACTCGGGTGCCGTGCTGGCGCTGCCGAAGGCGATCCAGCGTGACCCGATCAAGGACTCGTACGAGCACATCGACCTGCTGATCGTGAAGCGGGGCGAGAAGGTCCAGGTGGACGTTCCGGTCACGCTGATCGGTGAGGCCGCGAAGAACACCCTGATCGTGCACGAGTCGAACACGGTCGCGGTGGTCGCCGAGGCGCTGCACCTGCCGTCGGAGCTGGAGCTGTCGATCGACGGTCTGGAGGCGGGCACGCAGCTGACCGCCGGCGACGTGAAGCTGCCGAAGGGCGTGGAGCTCGCGGTCGAGGCGGACACCGTGCTGGCGATCATCAACGCGGCGCAGAGTGTCCAGACGGCTGAGGAGGACGCGGCTGACGCCGAGGCCGCCGAGGCTGCTGCAGCGGAGTAA